From the Kitasatospora viridis genome, one window contains:
- a CDS encoding type I polyketide synthase: protein MVDPANVDRLRDYLKRATTELERTRRRVRELEELHREPIAIIGMACRYPGGIRSPEDLWRIVSEGTDVVSGFPVDRGWDVENLYDPEVGKPGKSYVRHGGFLHDAAECDPAFFGISPKDAPGTDPQQRMLLETSWEAFERAGIDPQSMKGTRTGVFVGLMHHDYVGGTISGSIVSGRIAYTLGLEGPAVTMDTACSASLVALHQATQSLRRGECEFALVGGAAVMASPEMFVEFSERRALSADGRCKSFSEDADGAAWSEGAGVLLVERLSDARRHGHRVLAVIRGSAINQDGASNGMTAPSGPAQVKVIQAALADAQLTPSQIDVVEAHGTGTRLGDPIEAQAVIAAYGQDRPAGRPMWLGSIKSNMGHPQAAAGVAGVIKMVMAMRHGVLPRTLHAERRTSAVDWSAGEVELLTEARQWQTFGQPRRAAVSGFGISGTNAHTILEEAPAEEPAERAPRAELPAVPWVLSAKTAEAVRDQANRLLAAVDPLDPRDVGLSLATTRALLPHRAAVVGRDRAELLDGLRALAEGREQPQLAAGPGRLAVVFSGQGSQRPGMGRELVEGFPEFARAFDAICAEFDRHLDRPLRAVVLDADSELLGQTVYTQAGLFAFEVALYRLLESWGIRPDLLGGHSIGEVVAAHVAGVLSLGDAVALVAARGRLMQALPAGGAMVAIRAGEAEVAPLLGAGADLAAVNGERAVVVSGDEEAVLAVAARFEKTTRLKVSHAFHSHRMDGMLADFRAVLAELEFHPPRLPVVSNLTGTLAEDLTSPDYWVRHVREAVRFHDGVRTLAAEGVTRLLEVGPDSVLAGLAEGVVAEAVATQRRDRDEAGTLLRALGRLHVSGLSPDWSVLFAGARVVDLPTYPFRRDRHWEHAPSITAAAAPARGGDEGGEFWELVREQDVAAVAATLGVADQAPVAALVPALASWYDQRQANATVDGWRYRIGWRMLPGAEDRAAAFRWLAVVSEQQAPDPWVQAALAALRERGHQVELLAVPAAAQHRSALAELLADRGELDGVLSLLALDTGAAVTAALVQALGDAGIAARLWAVTRDALAHEPSARPSGFAQAEVWGLGRVAALEHPDRWGGLLDLPAELGPLTLARLATALTAHGDEDQLLLRESGLFARRLEHAPVRPGTPWRPTGTVLVTGATGGVGARVAAWLAEQGAEHLLLTSRRGEAAPGTAELRERLAEFGTGVSFAACDAADREGLAALLATVPAERPLTAVVHLAGVLDDGVLDALTPERFATALRPKAQAALNLHELTAELDLSAFVLFSSLTATVGGAGQANYAAANAFLDALAEHRRGAGLPASSIAWGLWGGDGMADHGAVRDAGRSLGISAMDPDRALTALRRALEGGETTLTVAAVDWTRFAPAFGAARPSPLLADLPEVEALAASGGGDQAVPEGFARQLAGLTGGERKRALVDLVCTQAATVLGYGAAGGIEPGTAFRDLGFDSLTSVDLRNRLSTAAGVALPATLIFDYATPAALAEHLGSELGEGEPGSSADALLSELDRLEAVFNDLTVDQIEQGRFTARLQSMLNGLTETLSAAGGETVAGRLENASADDLFAYIDNELGTA from the coding sequence ATGGTAGACCCGGCCAACGTCGACAGGCTCCGCGACTACCTGAAGCGGGCCACCACCGAGCTGGAGCGCACCCGCCGCCGGGTGCGCGAGCTGGAGGAGCTCCACCGCGAGCCGATCGCGATCATCGGGATGGCCTGCCGCTACCCCGGCGGCATCCGCTCGCCCGAGGACCTGTGGCGGATCGTCAGCGAAGGCACCGACGTGGTCTCCGGCTTCCCGGTGGACCGCGGCTGGGACGTGGAGAACCTCTACGACCCCGAGGTCGGCAAGCCCGGCAAGAGCTACGTGCGGCACGGCGGCTTCCTGCACGACGCCGCCGAGTGCGACCCCGCCTTCTTCGGCATCAGCCCCAAGGACGCCCCCGGCACCGACCCGCAGCAGCGGATGCTGCTGGAGACCTCCTGGGAGGCCTTCGAGCGGGCCGGCATCGACCCGCAGTCGATGAAGGGCACCCGGACCGGCGTCTTCGTCGGCCTGATGCACCACGACTACGTCGGCGGCACCATCTCCGGCAGCATCGTCTCGGGCCGGATCGCCTACACCCTGGGCCTGGAGGGCCCCGCCGTCACCATGGACACCGCGTGCTCCGCCTCGCTGGTGGCGCTGCACCAGGCGACCCAGTCACTGCGCCGCGGCGAGTGCGAGTTCGCCCTGGTCGGCGGCGCCGCGGTGATGGCCAGCCCCGAGATGTTCGTCGAGTTCAGCGAGCGGCGGGCGCTGTCGGCCGACGGGCGCTGCAAGTCGTTCTCCGAGGACGCGGACGGCGCCGCCTGGTCCGAGGGCGCGGGCGTGCTGCTGGTCGAGCGGCTCTCGGACGCCCGGCGCCACGGGCACCGGGTGCTCGCGGTGATCCGCGGCAGCGCGATCAACCAGGACGGCGCCTCCAACGGCATGACCGCGCCCAGCGGCCCGGCCCAGGTGAAGGTGATCCAGGCGGCGCTGGCCGACGCCCAGCTGACGCCGAGTCAGATCGACGTGGTGGAGGCGCACGGCACCGGCACCAGGCTCGGTGACCCGATCGAGGCCCAGGCGGTGATCGCCGCCTACGGGCAGGACCGGCCCGCCGGCCGCCCGATGTGGCTGGGCTCGATCAAGTCCAACATGGGCCACCCGCAGGCCGCCGCCGGCGTGGCGGGCGTGATCAAGATGGTCATGGCGATGCGGCACGGCGTGCTGCCCCGGACGCTGCACGCCGAGCGCCGCACCTCCGCCGTGGACTGGTCGGCGGGCGAGGTCGAGCTGCTGACCGAGGCCAGGCAGTGGCAGACCTTCGGCCAGCCGCGCCGCGCCGCCGTCTCCGGCTTCGGGATCAGCGGCACCAACGCGCACACCATCCTGGAGGAGGCCCCGGCCGAGGAGCCGGCCGAGCGGGCACCGCGCGCCGAACTGCCCGCCGTGCCCTGGGTGCTCTCCGCCAAGACCGCCGAGGCGGTCCGGGACCAGGCGAACCGGCTGCTCGCCGCCGTCGACCCGCTCGACCCGCGCGACGTCGGCCTCTCGCTGGCCACCACCCGCGCCCTGCTGCCGCACCGGGCCGCCGTGGTCGGCCGCGACCGGGCCGAACTGCTGGACGGGCTGCGCGCGCTGGCCGAGGGCCGCGAGCAGCCGCAGCTCGCCGCCGGCCCCGGCCGGCTCGCCGTGGTCTTCTCCGGCCAGGGCTCCCAGCGCCCCGGCATGGGGCGCGAACTGGTCGAGGGCTTCCCCGAGTTCGCCCGCGCCTTCGACGCGATCTGCGCCGAGTTCGACCGGCACCTGGACCGGCCGCTGCGCGCGGTGGTGCTGGACGCCGACTCCGAGCTGCTGGGCCAGACCGTCTACACCCAGGCCGGCCTGTTCGCCTTCGAGGTCGCGCTCTACCGCCTGCTGGAGTCCTGGGGCATCCGCCCCGACCTGCTCGGCGGGCACTCGATCGGCGAGGTGGTCGCCGCGCACGTGGCCGGCGTGCTCTCGCTCGGCGACGCCGTCGCCCTGGTCGCCGCGCGCGGCCGCCTGATGCAGGCGCTGCCCGCCGGCGGCGCGATGGTGGCGATCCGGGCCGGCGAGGCCGAGGTCGCCCCGCTGCTCGGCGCGGGCGCCGACCTGGCCGCCGTCAACGGCGAGCGCGCGGTGGTGGTCTCGGGCGACGAGGAGGCGGTGCTCGCGGTCGCCGCCCGGTTCGAGAAGACCACCAGGCTGAAGGTGTCGCACGCGTTCCACTCGCACCGGATGGACGGCATGCTGGCGGACTTCCGGGCCGTGCTCGCGGAGTTGGAGTTCCACCCGCCGCGGCTGCCGGTGGTCTCCAACCTGACCGGCACGCTCGCCGAGGACCTCACCTCGCCCGACTACTGGGTGCGCCACGTGCGCGAGGCCGTCCGGTTCCACGACGGCGTGCGCACGCTGGCCGCCGAGGGCGTCACCCGGCTGCTGGAGGTCGGCCCCGACTCGGTGCTTGCCGGCCTGGCCGAGGGCGTGGTGGCCGAGGCGGTCGCCACCCAGCGCCGCGACCGGGACGAGGCCGGGACGCTGCTGCGGGCGCTCGGCCGACTGCACGTCAGCGGCCTGAGCCCCGACTGGTCGGTGCTGTTCGCCGGCGCCCGGGTGGTGGACCTGCCGACCTACCCGTTCCGGCGCGACCGGCACTGGGAGCACGCGCCGTCGATCACGGCCGCCGCCGCCCCGGCCCGCGGTGGCGACGAGGGCGGCGAGTTCTGGGAGCTGGTCCGCGAGCAGGACGTGGCCGCCGTCGCCGCCACCCTCGGTGTCGCCGACCAGGCCCCGGTGGCCGCCCTGGTCCCGGCGCTGGCCTCCTGGTACGACCAGCGGCAGGCCAACGCCACCGTGGACGGCTGGCGTTACCGGATCGGCTGGCGGATGCTGCCCGGCGCCGAGGACCGCGCCGCCGCGTTCCGCTGGCTGGCCGTGGTCTCCGAGCAGCAGGCCCCGGACCCGTGGGTCCAGGCGGCGCTGGCCGCGCTGCGCGAGCGCGGCCACCAGGTCGAGCTGCTCGCCGTGCCCGCCGCCGCGCAGCACCGCAGCGCCCTGGCCGAACTACTGGCCGACCGTGGCGAGTTGGATGGTGTTCTCTCACTGCTGGCGCTCGACACCGGGGCCGCCGTGACCGCCGCGCTGGTCCAGGCGCTCGGCGACGCCGGGATCGCGGCCCGACTGTGGGCCGTCACCCGGGACGCGCTGGCCCACGAGCCGTCGGCCCGCCCGAGCGGCTTCGCCCAGGCCGAGGTCTGGGGCCTGGGCCGGGTGGCCGCGCTGGAGCACCCCGACCGCTGGGGCGGCCTGCTCGACCTGCCCGCCGAGCTCGGCCCGCTCACCCTGGCCCGGCTCGCCACCGCGCTCACCGCCCATGGCGACGAGGACCAGCTGCTGCTGCGCGAATCCGGCCTGTTCGCCCGCCGCCTGGAGCACGCGCCGGTGCGGCCCGGCACCCCGTGGCGGCCCACCGGCACGGTGCTGGTCACCGGCGCCACCGGCGGGGTCGGCGCCCGGGTGGCGGCCTGGCTGGCCGAGCAGGGCGCGGAGCACCTGCTGCTCACCAGCCGCCGCGGCGAGGCCGCGCCCGGCACCGCCGAACTGCGCGAGCGGCTGGCCGAGTTCGGCACCGGGGTCAGCTTCGCCGCCTGCGACGCGGCCGACCGGGAGGGCCTGGCCGCGCTGCTGGCCACCGTCCCGGCCGAGCGCCCGCTGACCGCCGTGGTCCACCTGGCCGGCGTGCTGGACGACGGCGTGCTCGACGCGCTCACCCCCGAGCGGTTCGCCACCGCCCTGCGGCCCAAGGCGCAGGCCGCGCTGAACCTGCACGAGCTCACCGCGGAGCTGGACCTGTCGGCGTTCGTGCTGTTCTCCTCGCTCACCGCCACCGTCGGCGGCGCCGGGCAGGCCAACTACGCGGCCGCCAACGCCTTCCTGGACGCGCTGGCCGAGCACCGGCGCGGCGCGGGCCTGCCCGCCAGCTCGATCGCCTGGGGCCTGTGGGGCGGCGACGGCATGGCCGACCACGGCGCCGTGCGCGACGCCGGCCGCAGCCTCGGCATCTCGGCGATGGACCCCGACCGGGCGCTGACCGCGCTGCGCCGGGCGCTGGAGGGCGGCGAGACCACGCTGACCGTGGCCGCCGTGGACTGGACCCGGTTCGCGCCCGCCTTCGGCGCCGCCCGGCCCAGCCCGCTGCTGGCCGACCTGCCCGAGGTCGAGGCCCTGGCGGCATCCGGCGGCGGCGACCAGGCCGTCCCCGAGGGCTTCGCCCGGCAGCTGGCCGGGCTGACCGGCGGCGAGCGCAAGCGCGCCCTGGTGGACCTGGTCTGCACCCAGGCCGCCACCGTGCTCGGCTACGGCGCGGCCGGCGGCATCGAGCCCGGCACCGCCTTCCGCGACCTCGGCTTCGACTCGCTGACCTCGGTGGACCTGCGCAACCGGCTGAGCACCGCCGCCGGGGTGGCGCTGCCGGCCACGCTGATCTTCGACTACGCGACGCCCGCCGCGCTGGCCGAGCACCTGGGCAGCGAGCTGGGCGAGGGCGAGCCCGGCTCCTCGGCCGACGCGCTGCTGTCCGAACTCGACCGACTGGAAGCCGTGTTCAATGACCTGACGGTCGATCAGATCGAGCAGGGCCGGTTCACCGCCCGGCTGCAGTCGATGCTCAACGGGCTGACCGAGACGCTCTCCGCGGCCGGCGGCGAGACCGTCGCGGGCCGGCTGGAGAACGCCTCCGCCGACGACCTCTTCGCCTACATCGACAACGAGCTCGGCACGGCGTGA